A region of Gracilinanus agilis isolate LMUSP501 chromosome 3, AgileGrace, whole genome shotgun sequence DNA encodes the following proteins:
- the SLC10A2 gene encoding ileal sodium/bile acid cotransporter produces the protein MDSTDCFPNATICTGTSCVLIDSDFNRTLSVVLSTVLTILLALVMFSMGCNVEIMKFLNNLKRPWGIFVGFLCQFGIMPLMGFILSVAFNILPIQAVGVLIMGCCPGGTASNILAYWCDGDMDLSISMTTCSTLLALGMMPLCLFLYTKMWIDTGTIKIPYDSLGISLVALIIPISAGIYVNHKWPEKAKAILKIGSITGVILIVVIAVTGGILYQGSWTINPKLWIIGTIFPMAGYLLGFFLGRIAGLSWHRCRTVALETGMQNTQLCSTIVQLSFSPEELDLMFTFPLIYSIFQFVMAGLFIGSYYLYKKCFSKTRIELEEDKNSKAEPQPSHYRENGGFNQHED, from the exons ATGGATTCTACTGATTGCTTTCCTAATGCCACCATTTGTACTGGTACATCCTGTGTGTTGATTGACTCTGATTTCAACAGAACTCTGAGTGTTGTCCTAAGTACTGTTCTTACCATCTTGTTGGCCTTAGTGATGTTTTCCATGGGTTGCAATGTAGAAATCATGAAATTCCTGAATAACTTAAAGAGACCATGGGGTATATTTGTGGGCTTCCTTTgtcagtttggaattatgcctctCATGGGCTTTATCCTATCAGTGGCCTTTAACATCCTCCCTATCCAGGCTGTTGGAGTGCTCATCATGGGCTGTTGCCCAGGAGGAACAGCTTCCAATATTTTGGCTTACTGGTGTGATGGTGACATGGACCTGAG TATCAGCATGACAACATGTTCCACACTGCTTGCCTTGGGAATGAtgcctctttgtctctttctttataCAAAAATGTGGATAGATACTGGGACAATTAAAATTCCCTATGACAGTTTAG GTATTTCTTTAGTTGCTCTCATTATCCCTATTTCTGCGGGAATATATGTCAATCACAAATGGCCAGAGAAAGCCAAGGCCATACTTAAG atTGGTTCCATTACAGGTGTAATTCTCATAGTGGTCATTGCTGTGACTGGAGGCATATTGTACCAGGGTTCCTGGACTATTAATCCTAAACTATGGATTATAGGAACAATATTTCCAATGGCTGGGTACTTACTGGGCTTCTTCTTGGGAAGGATAGCTGGTCTTTCCTGGCACAG ATGCCGTACAGTGGCTTTGGAAACAGGAATGCAGAACACTCAGCTGTGTTCAACAATAGTACAACTCTCCTTCAGCCCTGAAGAGCTTGATCTGATGTTTACCTTTCCACTCATCTACAGTATTTTCCAGTTCGTAATGGCAGGACTCTTCATAGGAA gcTACTATCTATACAAGAAATGTTTTAGCAAAACTAGGATAGAACTTGAAGAGGACAAGAACAGTAAAGCAGAGCCTCAACCATCCCATTATAGAGAGAATGGAGGATTTAATCAGCATGAAGACTAG